Sequence from the Phragmites australis chromosome 11, lpPhrAust1.1, whole genome shotgun sequence genome:
CGTTCTTAATGTCACGAAATTAACAGGTTGATCTGAAAAAAATCTGGACTACTTAATGTTATGAATATCTAATGATCTAGATTTAACAAAGAGTCTATATCAAATACGACtgataaatagctaaattcaaaagCCAaaaagtccatatcaaatacgattaataaatagctaaattcgaaattaaaaaattatggaaaattagCCTTTCGATTTTTATACGGtttaggaagcaaaatatctaaatgaagagtccaaataaaatcaaataaataataattgaagttggggttagaatagaaaaggaAGGATCCATGccatatagtcttagaaaaaaaatcaaattattataaaaattaaatactaagataataaagagtccatgtaaaatacaattaatcaatagctaaaatttataataaaaaataatgattttttttcaaaattcttactaagataatagattaagaagcatcgtgcaactcaaggtcgttgcaTCCAGCAAGCAACGAGCAAGGCACAACACATAGTCAGGCTCAAGATAAACCTATTCTGGTTTTGGTTAGGTTGCCTATACCAGACTCACGACTTTAGTagttgatcaaaatgtatacgAATCGaatcaatacatgtatataatttggatacaagtttggagcataaataGAAAATTGTGTACAAGTTTAGCATCTGCTTGTGGAATACTAAGAAGCATGATTTCCATCCATTTCCACTGAACAATGATTTGTTGTATCAAGATAGGGTCTAGAATTCAGTGAACAATGATTTGGTGTATCAAGATACCTGCTTTAACTCAACTGTCCTGTTTCCTTCTGTTAGTTGAAAGATGGCAGTGTTATTTGTCAGTAATTTGAAGAAATTTCCCGTTAGTGTTTCTTTCATATGATATTTCGAATGTCTTGTTAGAAGTCAGAGAGGTCAACACAGAGAAATTCCTCATGAATTAATCAAAATCTTAGATGTTGGGGCCGTTTCCTCTAGATTGTTCCAGCTTCGTTGCATCCTGTAGCTTCCTTGCTGACTTTTGCAGTGTTCGTTGTTTTCTGCAGGGTCTATGACCAGATGCCAGAGCCTCGCTGGGTTATTTCGATGGGCAGCTGCGCCAATGGCGGTGGGTACTACCACTACTCCTACTCTGTTGTGCGGGGATGTGACCGCATTGTGCCCGTGGACATCTACGTCCCTGGATGCCCGCCAACTGCTGAAGCTCTACTGTACGGTGTTCTTCAGTTGCAGAAGAAGATCGGCAGGCGCAAGGATTTCCTTCATTGGTGGACCAAGTAAACCTGGCATCTATGCCCTGCGCATCCTGCCCGCTACGTTTCTTTGAATTTTCTCGAGCTCTTACCTCAAAAACAAGGAAAGTCTATGCAGTTTGATCGTCTGCAAAGTGCGAACTTAGTGTAGTTCCTGGATAAGCATGTAACTGTTGCTTGTACTGGAATGCCCAGCCTTGCTTCACAGTCAAACGAACAATCCACCAGTGGTGAAGCGTGGAGCTGGTGTTGCTATGCGGTGTACTCTATAGTTTGCAATGTATTCTAGTAATTCTACTCCCTCAGGTTATAGATATATGACGTTCAAAATAAAATTCTACTCCTTAAGGTCATACATACATGACCTTCAAAACAAGGTTGAAACATTTAGCTTCGtaacatgaaaattatatgtgcatattgttttgaaaaatacttatattataaatttattgaattttataaatatagttTAGTTGAAAATAATAATCAAGTGTAAGTAATTTTAAGTAGAGGGAGCACTAGCTATGAGAACTGACATTGTAACTCGCCTTCTCGTGTAGCACAAGGAATAATTTTGAGCACTGTAATTTGTATTCACTAGGGGTTTGTGGTTCTCCAAACGAGGTTTTTAGAGTgtagttatatttgttaaaaaaaatagtatttaaTTGGTTGTATATATCTGAACAGATTAGATTGAGTTTCTGTTTGGCTAACTGAATCTAATAACGTATGAGCAGatgtaagagttgagattataattgattactcgtataaaaataatattatgataCTAACATGTAAGTCTGTTTGTATAAACTCTTATATTTGCAACTGctagatcaagctacaacaGTAAATACACGTATCCATTGAAACAGGATGAAAGAAATGCAAGGAACCAAACACACGCTAGCTCTCTGCATTTTGGATCTTCGGTAGTTATGCTTCAAGCGGGGAAAGTTTTGGATGCAAATCATGCACTAGATGAACCTCCTGGCCGTACAAGGAGAAGGGAAACCAACCCTTAATAAAATCTGCGTTAAAAAAACACTTAATAAAATCGTGATCTACCCAAACTAAAACAGCATTGACCTCTTCcccaagccaaaaaaaaaaaaagaatgaaagaaagaaagaaacataaTACCTGGCTACTTGCCTCCCTGAAGCCGGCCCCTTCCCAAAGGAAGCACAGGCACAAACCCATCTCGCGCCGCCGTCCTTCTCTCCGATCGCCTCTCCCCCCACCGATCCGTCCGTTCTCAAGAGGTAAACCCCCTTGGCCCTTCGCACGAATCCTCAAGGGTTGCCTCTCGCGATCTCGCCCCACGGCTGCGATCCCCTTCACCTGGTTGTTGTCCTCGTTGTCGCCCCAGGAGTCGCAGCCGGAGCAGATCCATGGCGCTGGCGTCGAGGCTGGCGCAGCTGCAGAACAAGGCGTGCGAGGCGACGCGGTTCGCGGCGAGGCACGGGTGCGCGTACCAGAAGGCGCTGTtggagaagaacaagaagtaCGTCGTCGAGCCGCCCACCATCGAGCGGTGCCAGGAGCTCTCCAAGCAGCTCTTCTACACCCGCCTCGCTAGGTACCTGCAATcgatctcctctcctcctcctgttCTCTTTCCCATAATCCCATCTGAGGATCTTGTGGCAGATTGTGTGCGCCTTGCTCTGTGATTTCAATGCAAGACTATGGTTATATTGATGTATTTGCCAAACAGCCCTCAAGTGTTAGTTTCTTATGATTGTGACTAGTCACTAGCGTGGCCGTACGGTTGTGTTTGGGCTGCGAGTTTGATTGAAATAGCATTGAGGTTTATTGTGACAGTGATGTGACAGGCTGGTTTGAGTATAGGAGTACTCATCTTCTCAGTGAAGATAGTAGGGTTAGACAAGATTTTGGGGCTTTAGCCTTTTAGATGGTCTTCTTAGCATGCTGCGCGTACATTTCAACAATTGAGTTATTGAATATGCATTTGATGTTCAATGTATGACTTTTATATATCTAGTTTAAGGTTTGAACTGAAGATTTTAGAGTTATTTATTGCTCGTTATATATATTATCACCTCAATATTCCAAAGGGTACTCCTGAAACTCTCTGCATCTATAGAGTATAACGAAAGTCTAGTCATGTTATGTCATAATGTGGCTTCTTGGTCAGTTGATTGAATGAACTACGTTGTGTGGAGAGTGGCTGGATATATAACTTTCAAATGCTCTGAGGTCTGGACTAGAAAAATTATGTTGTGAGAAAGTGAGTTGCGTCTATGTTCTTTGCAAAACTGAAAGTATTTAATTACAAAGTAGGCTCATGTCCAATGACCCTGTGGTGACTGAACACAAATCCTGAGCATTGTGAACTGAGTCATTGAGGATGTCAAACATGGTTAGCCTGGAAAGTGATGTCCTTTTTTGCATGTAGTTAACCGAGCTTTGTAAAAGTAAGTTTTCCCCTTAGTTTTCTTTAAATGAAAATGCAAGCGAGGGATTCCAGCTTATTTAGTCATGTGGGTTCAGGGTCACCTTTGTGCCATAACTGACATTGTGTGGTTTTGAGCTTTACTTAACTAGATTTACCACAAAAAAAGAATTGCTTGTAAACATTTGGACATCTACTTAATCATAAAGCATTGTTGTCTTAGAAACACTGAGTTGTTTTGGCCGATCCTAAAATTTGTATTCCCTTCATGATTATTCATTGTGTCCTCTTCTTAGTGGTTTTTAGTGGACTGACTCTAGTTATTATCTGAGTTTTGTTTCCATTATATACAGCAAAGGGAGTTTCTGTTTCTCTGTGCTACCTTTTGTGTCATTTACTGGACATTGATACAGCAATGTACTGCTGCAGTAATGTGAGATTTGTCTTTGTCATTGAACTATGATACGTGAATAGAGAATTGCATTGTGACTTCTTTTAAGAGCTGTAGTCCATCCTGTAAAGACTTGTGAAGGTTTAAATCCTTTTTTACTCAAAGGTTTAAATCTTTAAATACAAATTTTTCTGATCTTGTGCTCTATACCTACTGAATCAGAATAGATAGTTTCAGCACCACAAATGGAATAGCTAGCAAAAGAGATTGGTAACTAGATTGCTTCACATTGATCTGTTTATATCATGAGCTGCACCTTCAAATCTTCAGGTATATATTTTAGCTGACAGATACTTCTTGCAGCCTCCCTGGTCGCTACGAAGCATTCTGGAAAGAGCTTGATCAAGTGAGGCAGTTGTGGAGAAACAGAAAGGATCTGAACATTGAGCGCGCTGGCATTGCTGCACTCTTTGGCATTGAGTTGTATGCATGGTTCTGCGCTGGCGAGATCGTTGGTAGAGGATTCACTCTCACAGGCTACCATGTCTGAGTGCTAAGCAACAAACTCAGGCCGGTGAAGACCTTTTAGGCAACTCAATATTTTGTAACCTGATGCGCAGTTTTGTTTTCGAGATATTCGTGATGCTGTATGGAATGCACGCATCTCAGTGAAACCGACTTGATGAGATAAAATAATCACACTGCGTCTTGGACTCTTGGTTAAAGTCTACGGTacattgcccccccccccccccatgagaTGTCAATATGTCATTGATGCCCTTGCCTTTTGTTTTGCTATGGGTTTGCTGTCATGAGTTGTTTCGACTGACCTGTCTTCCATACAATTCGAGAACTGTGGACGGGGGGAGTTGTCTATGGCAACTAATTCTCTTTTGAGAAgggatttttttctttctacgTTGTAATGATTTTTCTTCACGGATTTTTTTATAAAGAGATTCTCTAGATCATTCTTTTCAAtacagtattttttttattttacaaatccCTTCGAAAAAAGTTGTTaggagataaaagaaaataaaaaatatataaacgagaaaaagaatcagaaaaagaagaaatggAGTAAAAAATAGTCGGATGCTCTAACCACCATAGCGGTGGCGTAGAGCAGCCGAACGGCCTCACCTCACCTGAAGCCGGAGCGCAGCAGTTCGTCACCTCGCGCGCAGGCACCGGCCGAGGCAAGTGCGGTGCCTCCCCCGCGGCCCGCGGgtgcaagggaggaggaggtgcaCCGTGCACGGCACGAGTGACTGATCGCGGTTTCCCCGCGCCTCTCCACGGCGCCGCGCTGCGCCCCAAACCCCCGTGCTCGGCACCCCTGGCCCCTCGTCAGCTTGCGTTGTTTACCGCACCTCTGCCCCCGCGCGCGCTCGTCGCCGCCATCGTGTTAACTCCTGCGCGCACCCATTGCCGCGCGCGGCGCGCGACCCCTCGATCACAGAGCACCGTCTGCTGTTGCTGCGCCGGCCGCCACAACTCACCAGCCGGCCCGCGCTCCACCTCTCGGCGGACGCGCCAAGCCCGAAGGAACACAGCAACCGGCAGCATGGGTCCGGGCCCACGCCGCACGCGATGGTTCGATTCTGCGCGCACCAAGGCCTCCCTGAACAAACCTACGGGCGCTGCCGCTTTGAACTGAATAATCGAAGCGACAAGCCAGACGCGGACGGCCGGGGGGATAAACTCAAAGCTGAGCCCGCGGCGCCTGATCGGGAAATAGATCGCCGTCGGGTGGCCGCTGTGGCCACCGGACCGTGGCCCCATGtacgccgccgctcgccgtctcCTCTCCTCCCGAGCCCGCACTTGCGCCGCGGCGGCGTGGGCGCCCTCCTACTACTACTCCCACTCCGCGGCGTCGTCCCCGTCGCGGCCTAGGTTCCCGACGCCCAGGGAGATCCGCAGGGGCTTGGACGAGTTCGTCGTCGGCCAGGACAAGGTCAAGAAGGTTACCTTGCCTACCTCAATCGCACACCTCCCTTCTCGTCGCTCCCGATTTTAACTGGCGCTGGTGCTATATCATCTGCTCGTGTATAAGAGCATGAATGTTCTCTTTCGCGTTAGTTCACATACATGTCTGACGATCTGATCTATGCATCAGAAAGTCGGATTTATGTGAATCTTGTACGAAATCTTAGCTATAAGCACGCTGTAGGCAGTGAACTTAGCTTGGGACTTGGTTTTGCAGGTTCTCTCTGTTGCTGTGCACAATCACTACAAGAGGATATACAATGAGTCCTCGAACAAACGGTTAGATTTTGTTAACTGAATTCGGCGGTTCAAGTATGCGTCATGATTATGACTTCGAGTTTCGTCTGTGACCGGTGATCATCTAGTTCTAGGAAAAGTTTGCCGTGCGGTGGTGTTGGTACGAGTGGGGATGATGAGATTGAGCTTGAAAAGAGTAATATCCTTCTGATTGGGCCAACAGGGTCAGGTACCGTGGAGTGTGGACAGTTGCGTGTTCTATAACTACAAAGTGGTAATGTTGCTTGCTAATGTCATTGCTTTTTTCTGTCTCTTATGACAGGTAAAACGCTGTTAGCTAAAACGTTAGCTCGCTTTGTGAATGTGCCATTCGTGATTGCTGATGCAACAACAATTACACAGGTAATCACGCATGGCTGGTACCACATGCATTTTGGACTTTTTCTTTGATGTTCCATTTATCCTTAATATAAGAGATAGGCAAGGAACCAAGTTGACTGTTCTTGCTGTTTTCTTCTTTCTGATGCGAAAAATAGACTGCATTTTCAGGCTGGATATTCTGGTGAAGATGTGGAATCTGTAATCTACAAACTTCTAGTGGTACATATTCTGACTATCATTCTCTGATTGTTTATGCACTCGAGTATTAACCGTGGTGTTACTACTGTATGGTAGTGCGTAGTGCCATCAACTGTAAGTGTTACATAtcctatccttttttttttctaggagTGTTGCATAGTCTATCTAGGTACCAGGCTTGAAATTCTTTCAGCTAGCTACTGATAACAAATTCCTCTATATCTTCAAGGGAATTATGTATTCGTTGGCTGACATGTGCTCCCTCTTAGGCTGCTGACTTCAATGTTGAAGCTGCAGAGCGTGGCATTGTGTACATTGACGAAGTTGATAAGCTCACAAAGAAGGTTTATCAAACAAATTAGCTCTATCAGTACTAATATTACTGCAACATGTAGTGAAGTTAATTGCGCTTACAGTAACTGTATCCATTGCTACTTTCAGGCTGAATGTCGTGAGGACCGAAGAGATGTCTCTGGAGAGGGTGTCCAGCAAgcattattaaaaatatttgaaggaaTAGTACGTCCATCTACTTATTTTCTCCTTCGTATCGTAAAGCCATATTTTGCATTCAGTAGTCATACTTGCCCATTAGAGGAATACAATATTTGATCAACTTCACATGGTTAACTAACATAACCAATTTATAAGCACAACGGATCTCTTGATCATATTTTCCTTCCTGAACTTTGAGTTTCCTACATCATGCTATCTGTCTGTAATA
This genomic interval carries:
- the LOC133884725 gene encoding uncharacterized protein LOC133884725, with product MALASRLAQLQNKACEATRFAARHGCAYQKALLEKNKKYVVEPPTIERCQELSKQLFYTRLASLPGRYEAFWKELDQVRQLWRNRKDLNIERAGIAALFGIELYAWFCAGEIVGRGFTLTGYHV